CTCTCCGGGACTGCTGACCGATTATTCGTTTTTCGTCGATGTGAGCACTGTAACGCGCATTGCGCCGCTTTTTGAGCCGCGCAATCAAGCCGCGTACTTAAGCCGGAAACACGCGCAGCCCGCGAGGCACCGCCGTCACGCCCTGGCCCACCGCGAGCCCCAGCGCGCGCCACGACTCGCGGTCGAGTTCGGCTTCGAGCGCGCCGCCCGTGCGGCTTTCCAGCTCCACGCGCACCGAGCCGCCCAGCGTCACCACGCGGCGCACGTCGACGACAATGCCGTCGCGATGGTCGCTCGCTTCGCGGTGCAGCACGAGATCGTGCGGACGCACGTAGGCGAGCGCCGGTCCTTCGAAGCTGGCGTGCACCGAGATCGGCTGCGCCGCGCCTTCGGCCACGAAGCCGCGCGCATCCACTTTGCCGCGCAGGCGGTTCGCAGCGCCGAGAAACTCATAGACGAAAGCCGTCTGCGGATGATCATAGACGTCCTGCGGGCTGCCCACCTGCTCGACGTGCCCATGATTCATCACGACGATGCGATCGGCCACTTCGAGCGCTTCTTCCTGGTCGTGCGTGACGAAGATCGTCGAGATGTGCAGATCGTCGTGCAGACGGCGCAGCCACGAGCGCAATTCCTTGCGCACCTTGGCGTCGAGCGCGCCGAACGGCTCGTCGAGCAGCAGCACCTTCGGCTCAACGGCGAGCGCGCGCGCCAGCGCGATGCGCTGACGCTGCCCGCCCGACAGCTCGGACGGATAGCGCTGGGCGAGCCAGTCGAGCTGCACGAGCTTGAGCAGTTCATGCACCTTTTCGCGGATCACGGCCTCCGAGGGCCGCTCGCTGCGCGGCTTCACGCGCAGGCCGAACGCCACGTTCTCGAATACCGTCATATGGCGGAACAGCGCGTAATGCTGGAACACGAAGCCCACCTCGCGCTCGCGCGCGCCCACTTCGCCCACGTCCTGGCCTTGCAGCACGACCTGGCCCGCGTCGGCATATTCGAGGCCCGCGATCACGCGCAGGAGCGTGGTTTTGCCACAACCGGAAGGTCCGAGCAGCGCAACCAGTTCGCCCGGCGGAAAGTCGAGCGAGACGTTGTCGAGGGCGGTGAAGTCGCCGAAGCGCTTCTGCAGATTGCTGACGGTGATGCCCATGGTTACTGCTCCCCTACTTGAATCGGTTGGCGCACGGCGCGCGGCGCTGCGTGTTGTGTCGCGTGTTGTGAAGCGTGCTGCATGGCCGCCGGCTGGGGGCCGGCGTAAGCGGGAATGTCGTCTGCGCCGCGCAGTTCCGCCGAAAGGCGGCGTTCCGCGAGCAGCTTCAGGCCGAGCGTGACGAGCGCGAGCAACGCGAGCAGCGATGCCACGGCAAAGGCCGCCGCGAAGTTGTACTCGTTGTAGAGGATCTCGACGTGCAGCGGCATCGTGTCGGTCTGGCCGCGAATATGGCCCGACACCACCGAAACCGCACCGAACTCGCCCATCGCGCGCGCGTTGCAAAGAATCACGCCGTACAGCAAGCCCCAGCGGATATTGGGCAACGTCACGCGGCGGAACATCTGCCAGCCCGAGGCGCCCAGCACATGCGCGGCCTCTTCCTCATCGTTGCCTTGCGACTGCATCAGTGGAATCAGCTCGCGCGCGACGAACGGGAATGTCACGAAAATCGTGGCGAGCACAATGCCCGGCACCGCGAAGATGATCTGCACGTTATGGTCTTCGAGCCACGGCCCGAGCCAGCCCTGCGCGCCGAACAGCAGCACGTAGATAAGACCCGAGATCACGGGCGAAACGGAAAACGGCAGGTCGATCAGCGTGGTGAGCAGCGCCTTGCCGCGAAACTCGAACTTCGCGATCGCCCACGACGCCGCGAGACCGAACGCCAGGTTCAGCGGCACCGCGATCGCCGCGGTGATCAGCGTGAGCTTGATCGCGGAAAGCGCGTCGGGGTCGACGAGCGACGTGAAGTAGAAGCCAATGCCCTTCGAAAGCGCCTGCCAGAACACGGCGACGAGCGGCACCACGAGAAAGAGCGCGAGAAACGCGAGCGCGATGCCGGTCAGGAGCCAGCGCACCCACGGCGCTTCGGTAACCGGGTCGGGCCGGCGCGTGCTGCGTGGTTGCGGCAACGTGCTCATTGCGCACCTCCCGCAACGGTTGCGGACACAACGGCATGCGGCGCGCTGCCGGCCGTAACGCCGCGGCTCGTACGGCGCTGCAAATACCACTGCAGCGAATTGATGAGCAGCAGCATGACGAACGAGACGCACAGCATCATCACGGCCAGCGCCGTTGCGCCCGCGTAATCATACTGTTCGAGCTTCGTGATGATGAGCAGCGACGTGATTTCCGATTTCATCGGCACGTTGCCAGCGATGAAGATGACCGAACCGTACTCGCCCAGCGCGCGCGCGAACGCGAGCGCGAAGCCGGTGAGCAGCGCCGGCAGCACCGCAGGCAGCACGACGCGGCGGAACGTGAGCCAGCGCGAGGCGCCAAGACACGCCGCGGCCTCCTCCTGCTCGCGCTCGAAGTCTTCGAGCACCGGCTGCACCGTGCGCACGACGAACGGCAAGCCGATGAAGGTCAGCGCCACGAGCACGCCAAGCGGCGTGAACGCGATCTTCAGACCGAGCGGCTGCAGGAACTGGCCGATCCAGCCATTGCCCGCATACACGGCGGCGAGCGAAATGCCCGCTACCGACGTGGGCAGCGCGAACGGCAGATCGACGAGCGCGTCGATCACGCGTTTGAACGGGAACGGATAGCGCACGAGCACCCACGCGAGCAGGAAGCCGAACACCGCATTGATGAGCGCCCCGCCGAGCGCGGCGGTAAACGTGAGACGGTACGACGCGATCACGCGCGGCGACCACACGGCGCGTACGAACTGGTTCCAGTCGAGCGTCGCCGTCTTGAGGAAGGTGGCGGCCAGCGGAATGAGCACCACGAGGCTCAGGTAAGCCACCGTGATGCCGAGCGTCAAGCCGAAGCCCGGCAGCGCACTGGGCTTGCGCAATCGAAACGTTGTCATGCTCATCGTCCAGACATGGGTTGCGCGCTTGCCGGGTTCGCAGGCGGCGCCGAAAAGCGCGCCCGTGGGCGCGCTTCGTTGTTATGCGGTCGCGTCGTTTTCGACTGCTCACCGGTACAGCGGTACTGCGGTGTTGCGTGACTTACTGCGGCTGATAGATCGAATCGAACACGCCGCCATCCGCGAAATGCGTCTTCTGCGCGTTGGTCCAGCCGCCGAACGTGTCGTCGACCGTATAGAGCTTCAGCTTCGGAAACTTCGCCGTGAGCGCCGCCGGGACCTTGTCCGAACGCGGACGGTAGAAGTTCTTCGCGGCAATCTCCTGGCCCTCTTCGCTATAGAGGAACTGCAGGTAGGCCTCGGCCTCCTTGCGGGTGCCCTTCTTTTCGACGACCTTGTCCACCACCGCAACCGGCGGCTCAGCCAGAATGCTCACCGAAGGCACCACGATCTCGAACTTGTCCGGGCCGAATTCCTTCAGCGAAAGGAAGGCTTCGTTCTCCCATGCGATCAGCACATCGCCGATACCGCGCTGCACGAAGCTCGTCGTCGCGCCCCGGGCGCCCGAGTCGAGCACGCCCGCGTTCTTGTAGAGCTTCGAGACGAAGTCTTTGGCCTTCTGCTCGTTGCCGCCCGGCTGGTGCAGCGCATAGGCCCACGCGGCGAGATAGTTCCAGCGCGCGCCGCCCGAGGTCTTCGGATTGGGCGTGACGATCGACACGCCCGGCTTCGTCAGGTCGTCCCAGTCCTTGATGTGCTTCGGGTTGCCCTTGCGCACGAGAAACACGATGGTCGACGTGTACGGCGAGGCATTGTCGGGCAGGCGCTTTTGCCAGTCCTTCGCGACGATGCCCTTGTTGGCGAGCGCGTCAATGTCCCATGCCAGCGCAAGCGTCACGACGTCGGCCTGCAGGCCGTCGAGCACCGAGCGCGCCTGCGCGCCCGAGCCACCATGCGACTGCTTGATGGTCAGCGTTTCGCCCGTCTTCGCCTTCCACTGCTTGATGAAGGCCTCGTTGATGTCCTGGTACAGCTCGCGCGTCGGATCGTAGGAGACGTTGAGCAGCGACGTATCCGCGTGCGCGGCCACGGGCGCCATCGCCACCATCGCCGTGACGCCGACGAACGGCGCAACGCCGATAACCAGTTTTGCCGCCAGTGATTTCAGCCAGCCCGCGCGCCCCGTATGTGTCGTGCCCATCTATCTGTTCTCCGTTTTCGTGTGTGCTCGTTCGCGCTCATGTGTGATTTGCCGCTAACGATGGAGGCCAGTCTAGCGATCCGCTTACATTATTAAAAATGATGTTTTCTCATTTTTTAATACGCAAAAGTGGTAAAGACAGAGGAAGCCGCTGCTGAAGCGCGGTTTCGTCCGTACGAACACGGGAAAACGGCCTGATAGCAACGTTCAGTTGATGAACTTCAAGTAACACTTGAAAAGTGGCGAGTACTGTATAAAAATACAGTTACCTGTTCAAACATACAGTGGCGCCATGACCAAACTCACCGCACGACAGCAGCAGGTTTTCGATCTGGTTCGCCGGGCTATCGAGCGCACGGGCTTCCCGCCCACGCGCGCCGAGATCGCGGCGGAACTCGGCTTCAGCTCGGCCAACTCCGCGGAGGAGCATCTGCGCGCGCTGGCGCGCAAGGGCGTGATCGAACTGGCTGCAGGCGCCTCGCGCGGCATCCGCCTCATGCCGGGGCCCGACGACCTGCCGCACCAGTTCACGCTCCCGCACCCGAGCATCATGCAGCTCTCGCTGCCGCTCGTTGGCCGAGTCGCCGCGGGTAGCCCGATCCTCGCGCAGGAGCACATCTCGCAGAACTACATGTGCGACCCGGCGCTCTTCTCGAGCCGTCCCGACTACTTGCTGAAAGTGCGCGGCCTTTCCATGCGCGACGCCGGCATTCTCGACGGCGACCTCCTCGCCGTGCAGAAGAAGGCGGAAGCGAAAGACGGGCAAATCATCGTGGCGCGCCTTGGCGACGACGTCACCGTGAAGCGGCTGAAGCGCCGCTCGAATGGGCTCGAACTGATCGCCGAGAACCCCGACTACGACAATATTTTTGTCGAGGCTGGCAGCGCGGAATTCGCGCTGGAAGGCATCGCGGTTGGCCTGATCCGCCCCACCGAATTCTAAGCAATCCGTCTGCGCGCATTTTGCGCTGAATTTGCGCACTACCTGGAGAGAGTCATGGAACGCCTTGCCCGCTTGCTGCCCTTCCGTCAATTCGGCCGTCTTCGTCACCTTCGTGGAATCGCGTCGTGCGCAGTGCGCGAAATGCGCGATTCGGCTGGCGCACTCAGCGGCTCGCTCTTCGACGACTCGCCGGAGATGGTCGCGGCCAGCGCGGCCGACCTTCCGGCGCTGCCCTCGGCTCAGCCAGCGTTTGCGCGTGTATCGCTGAACAGCTCGCTCAATACCGAACAGCCCATGCGCCGCGCACCGGTGCGCGTCTACCAGGGGCCTTCGCGGCTCATCCTCGTCGGTACGGTTGACGCGGTCTGCCGGGCAATCGACCGCTGCATTGCCGAGCAGCACAGCGACCTGCCTGCGGCCCTCGCGAAGTAAGCCCGATTTACGCAGGTACGCGGCTCAAATGTGAGAAGAGGTTACGGTCGGGATCGTTTGGCCAGGTTTGCGGTCAACACCGTGTTTGAACGATTTACCCTATGCCGATGACGGAATCTCTCTCGACCCCACGTAAGACCCAAGGCTGGAAGAAGCCTGTTGCAATCACCGTTGCGCTCGCCATGATTGTTGGCGCGCTCGGCTACGCGTATGCGTCGCCCTATATCGCTGTGAAACACATGAAAGCCGCCGCCGACGCCCGCGACGCCGCCGCACTCAACGAGTACGTCGATTACCCTGCGTTGCGCTTGAGCCTCAAGCAGCAGGTCGGCGAGATGCTGCAGCGGCGCGTCGAAGGGCAGCACAGCAGCAATCCGCTGCTGATCCTCGGCGCCGTGATTGGTGCGGCCCTGATCAGTCCGCTCGTGGATGCCTACGCAACGCCGGAAGGCGTGGCTGCCCTGCTGAGCGGCATGCCGCCGACGGGCAAGCCCGGCGACCGCCCGCACGCGCCGCCGCCAGCGGAATCGAGCGAGTCACCGGCGGACGCCACACAATCGGCATCGCCCCCCGCTCCAGCGGCCCCGGGCAATCCCGCGACCGACGCTCGCCCGGTCACCACGGCCGGCTATCGCGGCCTGAACGAATTCGCGCTCACCTGGGACCGCGGCAATACAGGCGAGCACTATGCCGCCATCCTGCAGCGCCATGGGCTCTTCTCGTGGAAACTCTCAGCGGTCGAGCTGAGCGAAGGAAACGTCTCGAACTGAGACAGATCGGAAGTGAAAGTGGAAACAGGCCGGTTCTGTGCGAACCGGCCCACTCGAACGTGCTAGATCGCCTGGCTTGATCGCCTAAGCAGCGGCTTGCTGCCGTTTTTCCTCAGCCGCCGACGAACACGCCACGAGAATGCTGCACGACACGCGGTCGAGCAGCGGCGTGTTGCCCGCGCCCATCCACCAGCGCGAAAGCCCCGTGCGGCAGCGGTGACCCACCACCACGAGGTCGGCATTCAGTTCGTTGGCCAGATTCGCGATTTCGTCGATCGGATGCCCGAACGCGAAATGCCCCTGGGCACGCACGCCGCGCTCGGTCAGCCAGTCCACACCTTCCTGAAGGATTTCGCGCGCCGTTTCTTCGAAGCGGCCGCAGGCCACATCGGTCAGCAGGCCGGCGCTCTGCGCGATCGTCGAGCGCATGTCGACAACCGAGAGCAGATGCGTTTCCGCCTGTAGATCGAGCGCAAGATCGGCGCCGCAACGCAGTGCCTTGCGGCCTTCGCGCGAGCCGTCGTAACAGAGCAGAATTTTTTTGTAGCTCGCCATGATCGCTTCTCCCTGCCCGCGTGATTTGCAGGCTGTGCGATTCTCATGATGGTGCGCCGCAATTCCACACGCAAGGGCTGGAAAACGCCAGGTGGGCATCGAAAAGCGCCAGATACATCCTCCCCAGCGCACACGTCTTGTGCACGGACTGAAGCTTGCCGTGACATGCATTCGCCTCGTGCCACGTCGGACGGCTTCGAAACGGCGCCCGACCCGTCACGCAGCAATGCACTAAAATGGACCGCCTTGTTGCGCGCGATTTTTCGTTCCCTCTTGCGCTCGCTCTCGCGTGCGCTTTTTGCGTCAGTCGCGCGCGACGCCCGTTCGACTCACGTTCAACTGGTCCATGTCCGCACCCGCCATCGAATTCGAGCAGGTCATCAAACATTACGGAGACAGGACGGTCGTCAACGGCCTGTCGTTCAACGTCGTTCCGGGGGAGTGCTTCGGGCTGCTCGGCCCCAATGGCGCCGGGAAGACCACGACGCTGCGCATGCTGCTCGGCATCGTTTCGCCCGATGCGGGTCGCATCAGCCTGTGCGGCGAGCCCGTGCCGGCGCGCGCGCGTCATGCGCGTCAGCGCGTGGGGGTGGTGCCGCAGTTCGACAATCTCGACCCCGACTTCACCGTCCGCGAGAACCTGCTCGTGTTCGGCCGTTACTTCGGCTTGTCCGCGCGCGAAACGCGCGACCTCGTCGCGCCGCTGCTCGAATTCGCACGCCTCGAAAGCAAGGCCGATGCGCGAGTGGGCGAACTCTCGGGCGGCATGCGCCGTCGTCTCACACTGGCGCGCGCGCTCGTGAACGACCCCGACGTGCTCGTGATGGACGAGCCCACGACCGGGCTCGATCCACAAGCGCGGCATCTGATCTGGGAGCGGCTGCGCTCGCTGCTCGCGCGCGGCAAGACGATTCTCCTCACCACGCATTTCATGGAGGAGGCCGAACGACTTTGCAATCGCGTCTGCGTGATCGAGGAAGGCCGCAAGATCGCCGAGGGCGCGCCCAAGGCGCTGATCGAATCGGAGATCGGCTGCGATGTGATCGAGGTGTACGGCCCCGACCCGGTCTCGCTGCGCGACGAACTCGCGGCCGATGCGAAGCGCACGGAGATCAGCGGCGAGACGCTATTCTGCTATGTCGACGACCCCGCGCCCGTGCATGCGAAGCTGCGCCACCGCTCCGATTTACGCTACCTGCACCGGCCCGCGAATCTCGAAGACGTGTTCCTGCGGCTCACGGGCCGCGAGATGCAGGATTAATGCGGCAGGTTTTAATGCAGCAGGATTGACGGCGGTGTACGAATCGCCAAGGACACCATGCAAACACGCACCAACAACCCGACGCCCTCGCGCTCCGCCCACGCGCCCCTGCGCGAGCCGCGCGCCGCGCTGCCTTCGAACGCCACGAACTGGATCGCCGTGTGGCGGCGCAATTATCTGGTCTGGCGCAAGCTCGCCCTCGCCTCGATGTTCGGCAATCTCGCCGACCCGATGATTTATCTCTTCGGTCTTGGCTTCGGGCTCGGGCTGATGGTCGGGCACGTCGACGGCGTCTCGTACATCGCGTTTCTCGCGGCAGGCACGGTGTCGTCATCGGTGATGATGTCGGCGAGCTTCGAGTCGATGTATTCGGGCTTCTCGCGCATGCACGTGCAGCGCACATGGGAAGCGATCATGCACACGCCGCTCACGCTTGGCGACGTCGTGCTGGGCGAAGTGATGTGGGCCGCGAGCAAGTCGATGCTCTCGGGCGCGGCGATCATGGTGGTCGCCGGTTTGCTCGGCTATGCGAGTTTTCCTTCCATGCTGCTCGCGCTGCCCGTGATCGCGCTCGCGGGCCTCGCGTTCGCGAGTTGCGCGATGATCGTCACCGCGCTCGCGCCGTCCTACGACTTCTTCATGTTCTATCAAACGCTCGTGCTCACGCCCATGCTGCTGCTCTCCGGCGTGTTCTTCCCGATCGCGCAACTGCCCGCGGCCGCGCAGCACATCACGCTGATGCTGCCGCTCGCGCATGCCGTCGCGTTGATCCGCCCCGCCATGCTCGACCGGCCGGTCGACGAGGCCGGCCTGCATCTGCTGGTGCTCGCGATCTATGTGGTGGTGCCATTCGCGATCGCTTCGGTGCTGTTCCGCCGGCGCATGATGCGTTAAAGCACCTTAAAGCACGTTGAAGCCTCGCGAGGCACTCAGTCCTCGTCGTCTCCCCAGGGAATATCGACGTCCGAAATAAATGCGACCGTAGCGAACGGACCGCCTTCCTGGCGGCCGATCTTGCCGTCGGCACGATGCCATTCCACGCGAAACATCGTCGACTGGGTCTGGGCGAGCAAACGCACCGTGCGGATCTCTTCCGGATCCGACTCCTCCACTGGGCCATCGAGCGAAACCAGCAGCGCCTGCGGCCAGAGACCGTCGGCCGGGTCGTAGATGCGATCGCCGTCGGGAATCGAGGTGTCCGCCTCGACACCGATGGTGGCCGAAGCCTCGACGATCATCTTGCCGAGCGCGCGCAGCACCGCCGTGGCGCGGGCCGAGTTGGCCTGGCGGATGGCGAGATCGCCGCGCGTGAGCGCCTGCTCGAGTTTCGGATTGGTTTTTTGCTTTGCCATGCTGGTTTTCGGGCCGCGGCCCGCTCCGTGGCGGACGGCGAACCGCCCGCGTATTACAGGAATGCCAACGCGGGACGCATGGCGCTTGCCGCGTCCCGGCGTCGCTAGAAGCCGAGAGCCACCGCCGCGAGCCCCGCGACGATACCAAAGAACACCACAGTCGTGCCCACGACGGCGAGCATGCGCGGCCGGAACGAGCCCGCCAGCATCGCGAACGACGGCACGCTCACGGGGGGCAGCGTCATCAGCAGCGCGCCCGCGGGCCCCACGCCCATGCCGAGCGCGAGCATCGCCTGGATGATGGGGACCTCGCCGGCCGTGGGGATCACGAACAGCATGCCGACCACCGCGAACGTGACGATCCAGCCAAGGCTGCTCGTGACTTCCGGGCCGATATGCGGGAACAGCCAGGCGCGCGCGGCACCCAGCAGCAGCACGAGCACGATGTACTCCGGCACGAGACGCACGGCCATGCGCGCGAAAATACGCGCCCAGCGCACGAAGACGTTGCCGCCTTCCGCCTGTTGCCGGGCGAGGAGCGCGAGGCGGTCGTCTGCAGCGCGCGACTCCTCGGGCGTGACGAGCCGGTTGCAGACCCAGCCAAGGCCGAACACCATCAGCAAACCCAGTGTGAGACGCAGCGCGCTCCACTGCCAGCCGAGCACGAAGCCCATGAACACGAGCGTGGCGGGGTTGAGCACGGAGTTACCGAGCCAGAACGCGATCGCTCCGCCCGCCGACGCATTGCGTGCGCGCAGGCCGACCACTACAGGCGCGGCGCAGCAGGTGCACATCATGCCTGGCACCGCGAGCAAGCCACCTGCCGCCACGCTGCCAAAGCCGCGCCGGCCGAGCACGCGCGCGACCCATTGCACGGGCAGGAGCGCTTGCACGCCGGAGCCGAGCAGCAGACCGAGCACCATGGCCTGCCAGATCGCCTTGCCGTAGGCGAAGGCGTAATCGAGCGCGGCCGAGAACGAGGGATCAGGGGCGGTGGACGCGCCGCCCATCAGGATCGATTTGCCGATG
The Paraburkholderia acidiphila genome window above contains:
- a CDS encoding sulfate/molybdate ABC transporter ATP-binding protein gives rise to the protein MGITVSNLQKRFGDFTALDNVSLDFPPGELVALLGPSGCGKTTLLRVIAGLEYADAGQVVLQGQDVGEVGAREREVGFVFQHYALFRHMTVFENVAFGLRVKPRSERPSEAVIREKVHELLKLVQLDWLAQRYPSELSGGQRQRIALARALAVEPKVLLLDEPFGALDAKVRKELRSWLRRLHDDLHISTIFVTHDQEEALEVADRIVVMNHGHVEQVGSPQDVYDHPQTAFVYEFLGAANRLRGKVDARGFVAEGAAQPISVHASFEGPALAYVRPHDLVLHREASDHRDGIVVDVRRVVTLGGSVRVELESRTGGALEAELDRESWRALGLAVGQGVTAVPRGLRVFPA
- the cysW gene encoding sulfate ABC transporter permease subunit CysW: MSTLPQPRSTRRPDPVTEAPWVRWLLTGIALAFLALFLVVPLVAVFWQALSKGIGFYFTSLVDPDALSAIKLTLITAAIAVPLNLAFGLAASWAIAKFEFRGKALLTTLIDLPFSVSPVISGLIYVLLFGAQGWLGPWLEDHNVQIIFAVPGIVLATIFVTFPFVARELIPLMQSQGNDEEEAAHVLGASGWQMFRRVTLPNIRWGLLYGVILCNARAMGEFGAVSVVSGHIRGQTDTMPLHVEILYNEYNFAAAFAVASLLALLALVTLGLKLLAERRLSAELRGADDIPAYAGPQPAAMQHASQHATQHAAPRAVRQPIQVGEQ
- the cysT gene encoding sulfate ABC transporter permease subunit CysT, whose product is MTTFRLRKPSALPGFGLTLGITVAYLSLVVLIPLAATFLKTATLDWNQFVRAVWSPRVIASYRLTFTAALGGALINAVFGFLLAWVLVRYPFPFKRVIDALVDLPFALPTSVAGISLAAVYAGNGWIGQFLQPLGLKIAFTPLGVLVALTFIGLPFVVRTVQPVLEDFEREQEEAAACLGASRWLTFRRVVLPAVLPALLTGFALAFARALGEYGSVIFIAGNVPMKSEITSLLIITKLEQYDYAGATALAVMMLCVSFVMLLLINSLQWYLQRRTSRGVTAGSAPHAVVSATVAGGAQ
- a CDS encoding sulfate ABC transporter substrate-binding protein translates to MGTTHTGRAGWLKSLAAKLVIGVAPFVGVTAMVAMAPVAAHADTSLLNVSYDPTRELYQDINEAFIKQWKAKTGETLTIKQSHGGSGAQARSVLDGLQADVVTLALAWDIDALANKGIVAKDWQKRLPDNASPYTSTIVFLVRKGNPKHIKDWDDLTKPGVSIVTPNPKTSGGARWNYLAAWAYALHQPGGNEQKAKDFVSKLYKNAGVLDSGARGATTSFVQRGIGDVLIAWENEAFLSLKEFGPDKFEIVVPSVSILAEPPVAVVDKVVEKKGTRKEAEAYLQFLYSEEGQEIAAKNFYRPRSDKVPAALTAKFPKLKLYTVDDTFGGWTNAQKTHFADGGVFDSIYQPQ
- the lexA gene encoding transcriptional repressor LexA translates to MTKLTARQQQVFDLVRRAIERTGFPPTRAEIAAELGFSSANSAEEHLRALARKGVIELAAGASRGIRLMPGPDDLPHQFTLPHPSIMQLSLPLVGRVAAGSPILAQEHISQNYMCDPALFSSRPDYLLKVRGLSMRDAGILDGDLLAVQKKAEAKDGQIIVARLGDDVTVKRLKRRSNGLELIAENPDYDNIFVEAGSAEFALEGIAVGLIRPTEF
- a CDS encoding DUF2939 domain-containing protein yields the protein MTESLSTPRKTQGWKKPVAITVALAMIVGALGYAYASPYIAVKHMKAAADARDAAALNEYVDYPALRLSLKQQVGEMLQRRVEGQHSSNPLLILGAVIGAALISPLVDAYATPEGVAALLSGMPPTGKPGDRPHAPPPAESSESPADATQSASPPAPAAPGNPATDARPVTTAGYRGLNEFALTWDRGNTGEHYAAILQRHGLFSWKLSAVELSEGNVSN
- a CDS encoding universal stress protein, with protein sequence MASYKKILLCYDGSREGRKALRCGADLALDLQAETHLLSVVDMRSTIAQSAGLLTDVACGRFEETAREILQEGVDWLTERGVRAQGHFAFGHPIDEIANLANELNADLVVVGHRCRTGLSRWWMGAGNTPLLDRVSCSILVACSSAAEEKRQQAAA
- the nodI gene encoding nodulation factor ABC transporter ATP-binding protein NodI, with translation MSAPAIEFEQVIKHYGDRTVVNGLSFNVVPGECFGLLGPNGAGKTTTLRMLLGIVSPDAGRISLCGEPVPARARHARQRVGVVPQFDNLDPDFTVRENLLVFGRYFGLSARETRDLVAPLLEFARLESKADARVGELSGGMRRRLTLARALVNDPDVLVMDEPTTGLDPQARHLIWERLRSLLARGKTILLTTHFMEEAERLCNRVCVIEEGRKIAEGAPKALIESEIGCDVIEVYGPDPVSLRDELAADAKRTEISGETLFCYVDDPAPVHAKLRHRSDLRYLHRPANLEDVFLRLTGREMQD
- a CDS encoding ABC transporter permease gives rise to the protein MQTRTNNPTPSRSAHAPLREPRAALPSNATNWIAVWRRNYLVWRKLALASMFGNLADPMIYLFGLGFGLGLMVGHVDGVSYIAFLAAGTVSSSVMMSASFESMYSGFSRMHVQRTWEAIMHTPLTLGDVVLGEVMWAASKSMLSGAAIMVVAGLLGYASFPSMLLALPVIALAGLAFASCAMIVTALAPSYDFFMFYQTLVLTPMLLLSGVFFPIAQLPAAAQHITLMLPLAHAVALIRPAMLDRPVDEAGLHLLVLAIYVVVPFAIASVLFRRRMMR
- a CDS encoding permease → MTSARPAQSPPSYGWPIFILLAVAGLFYVKWFPYYHRAFTAEETHSIGKSILMGGASTAPDPSFSAALDYAFAYGKAIWQAMVLGLLLGSGVQALLPVQWVARVLGRRGFGSVAAGGLLAVPGMMCTCCAAPVVVGLRARNASAGGAIAFWLGNSVLNPATLVFMGFVLGWQWSALRLTLGLLMVFGLGWVCNRLVTPEESRAADDRLALLARQQAEGGNVFVRWARIFARMAVRLVPEYIVLVLLLGAARAWLFPHIGPEVTSSLGWIVTFAVVGMLFVIPTAGEVPIIQAMLALGMGVGPAGALLMTLPPVSVPSFAMLAGSFRPRMLAVVGTTVVFFGIVAGLAAVALGF